In Anomaloglossus baeobatrachus isolate aAnoBae1 chromosome 6, aAnoBae1.hap1, whole genome shotgun sequence, the genomic stretch CTGATACAAAACTAATAAAGTACCTTAAAATTTAATAGGCTATTTTTTGGTAAATGAAAACATTTTAGGAACACCTAGATACTGGTTTTTAATATACTATCCATTAACGACAACATGTTTTAGACATTTCCCGGCAGAAAGGGCCATTTTCATTGTGATTTATTTCATTGTTCTGTTTTTACAGCTTGCTGTTGACAAGGTGAGGTAATTCGACTACAATTTTCCCAATGTTTTTCCCTGTGTACATATAATCTACAGCCCGGAATACAGACTCCAAACCAGTAAACTTGCCTTCTGGTGATTGTTCTCCATGATCTACCTCACACCGCAGTTTCCCACTTTGGTACAGCTTCACCAAAGCCATTAATGCTTCCTTGTATTCATCCATAAAATGGGGCAAGAAAAAGCCATGAACACTGGCAGATTTGCGTAATAAAACTGCGGGTAAAGCACCTGCTTTAATGGGCAAAATACCACTAGATGTCTGATAGCCAGAAATAAAACCAATGATGATTAGGTGACCTTCTGTTGCCAAACAGTTGACTAACATATCGAACATTTCCCCTCCAATAGACTCATAGACAACATCTACTCCCTCTGGAATTTTTTTCTTTAAGACTGAAGCCACATTTTCAGATTTGTAATTTATGGGAAGATCACAGCCTATAGACTTTAGGAATCCGGCCTTGTCTTCAGAAGAACATGTCCCAATAACATAACATTTGGCGTTTTTTGCAAGCTGCACGGCAAATTGTCCTGTTCCGCCAGCAGCAGCAGTCACCAAAACAGTCTTGCCTTCAGACAAGTAGCCAAATTTTTTGAGACTAATGTAAGCGGTTGTGCCACTGACAAGTAAAGTTAAGAGCTCTGGTTTAACTAAAGGTACAGGAATAGCAATATTAGCTGGTACAATTGTATATTCGGCAAAAGAACCATTTTTTGCATATGCAACAGGTTGGCCAACTGTGAAATTTTTACTAGCACTGAGCCCTAGTGCTACTACTTCGCCGATGCCTTCAAATCCAATATCAAAGGGAGGCTTTACGGATGCATCATATCGTCCAGATGAAAAGTTTATGTCCGACGCATTGATACCAACGTATCTAGAGGCAAAGAAAGGAATAATGTTAAACGGTAAAATGTCATCATGACAATACAATTTTATAGCCATTATACAAAATGATGGTGAATACAGTATGTTAGATGATAAAAAGGGTTGTCTGGGGGAGAAAAATAAATGAAGCATTTCTCATCTTACTGATCAGCCACGCTATCTGATGTCACCTGCTTCACCACAATGTATGCAACCGCTGAGACCAATCCATGGTAAACTAACAAAGCTACTGACTAGCGGCAGCGGTCTCATGTCCCTGAGATAGGACATCCTCACTACAGGAAGTAGCAGAGACCAGCAGAGGATCAGGCTACGCCGAGCgggagtaagggctcatgcgcacgttgccgaatttcatgcatttacgctgtgtattgcactgcagcgtaaatgcatgcgacctgcgtcccctgcacaatctatgtagattgtgcatgagacgtgcgcacgttgcgtttgagagcgcagcgatttggatgccaaaattttgttccaaatcgatgcgttctaagaagcaacatgtcacttctgtgtgctttggatgcagctcctgctctgtctatgggagaagctgcatccagagtgcatgaaatcggcttttttttctgcagaaacaatgCATCCATTTTGCAgtgattctgcagtgatttgacgcacacatgtgctgtcaaatccctgcaaaaatttctgcagggacacgacgcaacgtgcgcatacagcCTAAGAGGACATGAAAGAGGAGAGTGTTACAGTTTTACTTTTTAAAACCAATATGAGCATGGTGCAAGAACATTTTTACTCCGCCATTTAAAGAATATAGTATAGAAATATATGCATATAAAAAGGCTACGTGACATACAAAATAAATTCAAATTAATGTTTTTAAATTTAATAATGAATCTTTCTTTAGCCATCCATGAAAAACACGGATgacgcacacggatgacacatacacacagatggCAAAATACTCTACCACGTGGATGGGAAGAACTGACGATGTAATGTGTATATGTTTAATATGCACTGGTGAAGGGGTCCTAATACATTTTTGGGTCTTTAGGTCCAACATGAGTTCCATTCTTGTGAAAGTTGAAAAGATAATTCTAAAAATTATACATGTAAAAAGTGAGGTTGCAATAAGTCAAACGTCTATTGTTGCTGCACAAATAATGACCTTTGCTCTGAAGCAACTGTAGTAAACCTATATGATGCTATACATTTATCTTGACTGTTGTCAAGGGTAAAAACTGTGCGATTGCTATAAGGAAGCATTCCCATCTCCATTACTCCACAACCATCACTGACTGAATGCTACTGCATATCTAAACCTTTTTGCTGACCAGTAGCATCTCTTCAAGGTCACTGTCTTTCCTGCATCATAGGATAAAATGGACAAAATGGAACATGACAATCACTTTTGCATACTTCAATGGTTTACACGGTCTCTTGACCTCATCCCTGTACAGCGCCATTGGAATGAGGTATAGAAAGTTTGTAGCATGAACGCTCCACCATATAACCTGCAGCCAATACAAGATGTCACAAGCACAAGGGCAACTATCCTTGTATAGtgataaatatggaaaaaaaaaaaagctaggctGTGTTACTAAATTGGAAAAAAAGGTATATGCTAGATTGTctgttaaataggagatgggttggGTATGGGGTAAATATTTTGAGTAGCTAGGCTGTGTGAATTTTTATGGCAACCCCTAAATGCCATCTCAGAAAACAAACTGAATTATTGTGAAGAGATAATGTAAAAGGATATATTTGCCACAAATAATTTAGTTACTAAGAAGATTCTATTTGTTGATTTACCAGGAGTCTTCTGTCGGGATCTACATGCACCTCTAAAATAATGATAAAAAGCGGGTTATCAGCAGGTCCGGCCAATGAGCTTATGCATATAAGGACCATGGGCCATCAATTTCAACATGCCTGATTCTATTTTGTAGGCTGGGGCAGACGTGTCTACCAGCAATTATTGCCCTCTCCCTACTATAGAAATataggccccaattcatcatttcctgttacttttttgtatacttttgtacctttttttttttttttaagactcaCACTTTCACCTGTATTTTATTTTTTCCCCGCTTTGTGGGTGGAGTCTAGTGATTCCATATGTTTACACCTGACTCATCAATTGCAAATTTTAACAAAAGTTTCAAAACTTGGCACAATTTCAGTCCAGTTCACATCTGGTATAATTTTCAAAAGGGACAAAAAATTCAAgttggggccatataggagcattgCACAGTCATATTGTGTTTGTTATAGCAGTAAGTGGACCCTTATAAATGTCATCAAAATAAGGATATTATAAtgcttctcctatactttcaaaGTTAAACACATACAGCAAACAGACGACacagatgccatccgtgtgctgtacgtgtttttttcATGGTATCATATGGTCCCTTGCCATCTGTGCTGCCCccaaaaaaatagacatgtctcagTGTGGTTCACATGGACAGCCAATTCCTCTGAAAACAATGACATGAAGATCACCATAGGATATAATGGGTTTGTGTGGTAGCCGTGAAAAGACAGATGCCACACGAACATGTAAAGGAAGCCTTATACAAATTCAAGACAATGCTATTTCTGGAAGATGAGAACTAAAACCTGTCAGTAACTCATTACAGGTGCTCTAAAGAGTAAGGTTTCTCTTTTAGGAGACCCCCAAGCTGACATAGGGAGACATGGGCCTTCCAAAGCTCCCTGGGAACTAAAATAAGCCCATGGCCTATTCACTGAAGAAAAGAACTGGATCGCCGATTAAATGTAAACGCTTTAAGGGCTCAtccgcacgtaactgcagaatattctgcagcgatttgaccgcacgcgtcaaatcgctgcagaaagactgcctaatggatgcagttttttttgttaaaaaagccgatttcatgcgctatggctgctgcccccgccatagacagagtgggagctgcatccatagcgcacaaataattgacatgctgcttttatgaacgcacggatttgggtcaaaattttagcacccaaattgctgcgttcataaaagcaacgtgcacacgtatcatgcaaaatcttcatagattgtgcaggggacgcaggtcgcttgcatttacgctgcagtgttatacgcagcgtaaatgcatgcaagtacgcaacgtgcgcatgagccctaataaaGCCTTACACATGACTTTGGGTATAAAGCCAAATCAGAATCTCCACTACAAACACCTGCCTCAAAGTTCTTGAATCATTAAGTGCAAGGCAGGAGACTGGTTGACTCGGTAAGAGATCTTTGTCCAGGTGTCTAAAGGGTAAAGTTTTTCCTTAAAAAGACCTCCAAGGCGACATTAGGAGAATTATCGACCAtgcaagaaaaataaaataagaacCTTGAAACAGCCAAATGTTATGAAGATTCTGGTTTGATCCATcacttgctttgcagcgctggggtcctgggttcaaatcccaccaaggagaacATCTGCAAGGTTTCTgcaggagtacccggaggaaaccctgcGTTTGCGAGGGTTTCCTCTCACACTacagacatattgatagggaacttagattgtgaaccccaatggggacagtgatcacATCTGTAGAGTGCTGTACAATACAATATATGTGAGTAAAGtatatctgtaaggagtttgtatgttctccctgtttgtatgggtttcctccggtttctgaGATTTCCTCCCACAGTCacagaggcctaaaacacacttccgcaaaaaaaaggtacgtgtctcacggtccgtttttcgggtccgtgttccgttttttaggggcgtttctccggtacgtatggcatccgtgtgatggcgtatgcgagccgtgtgtgcgtgtgtaatgtccgtattgacataaaatacgtaagtgtgctgtccgtgtgctgtccgtttttaaaggcccgcattcttacccaattaacgttgttaatcattcatcatgagagcctggtgtttttgtttgccatcaattgacctgatagattggtaacaagtgtttcaaattttgtgatgaaaaacggacacggacgatacgtgatgaatacggacatactccgtgtgcggttcgtgcaggcacggacccatagactaaagcgggtctgtgcctgcgtgctgctggccaaaaacggacatgtcgtctgtgtagaaaagcgcacacatgtacttaccacacggacacacgttccgtgtgattttacgtgtgtgtgccatctaccattgaataacacgggtctccgtgtgtacgtgtctccagtacgtgcaaatacgtaccgcacacgtacaaaaaaaacggatgtgtgttgcgggtcaaagacatacagatagggagtttagattgtaagccctaatggggacagtgatggtcaCACTATatgagtgagtaaaataaataaagggtAAATACTAACTTATAGCATTGGTACTCCCAATAGATGGCACTAGCAACACTGCTGTCTTCTTCTGTGAAGAGGCTAGCTGTGTAACTACTTAGACATATGAATATGACAAAACTTTCTAGAGCTATTAGGCAGAACACACATTGCAAGTAAaagggagtgagtggaatgcgataaaaaaaaaaaaattaaatattaccTGATGGGGCTGCTCCCAtgggcgatttttttctcagccttaatcggacaGAAAAAACACAGCAGCATGCTGTAGGTGGAATCAGATtaattttcactcgcacccatacaagtctatgggtgcgagagaaacatcacactgcacttgcattacaccgatgtactgcgagtgcagagcgagaatcgcatcagctgacaatggagattACTCCCTGTCCTTCGCAGCGCCCGCCCCCCTCCTCCGTGGCTGTGCTGCGATTGccggatcgcatcacagtggcttgacagtcacatgacactttgcttacactccagcagagtgggagccgagtgtcatgcgattcacTCGCATTAATGatagtgtggccccagccttactagAATTTTAGACCACtggcttaaataaaaaaaaataaaaaggatcaGATGTTTATGACGTTTAGTGGTCTCCATTTTTAACACATTTATTATGTAAGAGGTTGGCCAATTTAGCTACACGTTTTGTGAACTTGATGTGGCACTTACTAATAGCATTATAGGTTCTCCTCCTGCACTTGGTGCAGCCTCCCTTACAGACTGGACAGCTCTCCTATTCTCAAAATGGCTGCTGATAACTAGATTTGTCCATCATTACCCTGTAATTGAAAGGCAACTTGTGCTTGCCGAGTGTTTTTGAGTTGTAGGAGGTTAATAGACAGGCCTGGTGACACGCTTCTCCATTAGCAGCCATTTTATGGACAGCAGAGCTGTGCAGTCCGTGAGGAAGGTTTATTAACAAGAACTGGAGGAGTGTATGTGATACTTACATATTAGTAAGTGCGACATCGTGCCCcaacacatttgttataataaaatgGGCCAACCCCTTTAAAGCTTATTTTCCGAGAATTTTCCGCAATATTTGACCCACGCAACAGATTTATCACGCCATACAATATGCTTACAGTCAATTTTCTCTGCGATCCTTCTCAAAAATGTAATGTCTTTTCTGCATCTCTAAAGTAAATAAACTTAAAGagaagctgtgatgtcacatcacagcttatagggttaatctgcaggtaaatatttAAATCCTGTTTAGAATGTTTAATggagcagcagctacagggagaaaatgaagttttaTTCTTCCCACTGCCGTTCTCTTCCAGTCATTTGGGCGGTGCAGAGAGCTGGTGCAGTCACCGCTCTCTATACAGTGAGCATGCTGTAATCACTCCCGAATATTATGATTGACAGTATGGCCTGCGTACACACATTGTAAAGCAGGCTGTCAGTCATTGTGCTGTGGAGTGTTCACTGTAGAGCGAGCGGTGACAGTAACAGCTCCCTGACTGGAAGCGAGTGGCTGCAGAGAGAATATAATGTCATTGTTTACTCCAGTAAGCTGGATACACTGGATTTAAAAGATATTTATCTGCAAATTATCATTTTATCTACAGATAAATATTTTTTCtgaacgtgacaggttccctttaatggtcattagtgatgagtgagcagtaccatgctcagtaCGCGTAATTAGCAATTGGCTGCTTGGATGGGCACGACTTGAGTAcctgagaataatggaagtcaaaggggaacaAGAGCAATATTCCATgaaatcttttggaaaaatgctcatctcccattgacttccactattCTCGGGTACTCAAGTCGTGCCCATCTGAGCTTCCACCTGCTCCTcacaagtactgaacacctgagcatcgtagtgcccgctcatcacgagtggtCATTGTTGCAAACAATATACGTAGGTGACGGAGAATGAAATGGATGGCTCCTCCCATGGAATCAGAAGACGTTAATAAAGACGGGCTCCAGTCTTGGCTACATTCAAAGGAGACATGTTTCAACTCAAAGATGAAACGCAGTTATGCAAATATAGAAAAAGTGGCAATGAGCATAGTGGTTTTGTTATAGAGAAAAAAGGAAAAGTATTTGTGCCGATTTTTAGAGAAAACATTATGTAaacatacttaaagggaatctgtcaccaggtttttgctccccatctgagagcagcataatgtagagacagagaccctgattccagcgatatgtcacttactgagctgtttgctatcattttgataaaatcaatgttttctctgcctgctgcagatctagcagttaaggcccgtttcacacgtcagtgaaaaacacagacgtttttcactggcgtgtaaaacacgcacatgtccctgcgtgtgccgaaaatcacggcacacgtgggttgtctaagtgcaatccgggctccgttctccgtggcccgtgattgcacttagagattcactcacctgcgcccgctcccgctgtccgtgctgctgaatcctcccgcgacgcagcatccggccggcggtgacccctgcaggagctgcttccgggtcggctgtgtcgcgcataatgaatatgcgcgacagtaatcagccggcacagaaggagcagggagaacggcctgcagaggacatcgctggacgccgggtgagttaaaatgtttattactttaaaagcacgtttttttctggcacgtgtttcacggaccacaccactgcgtggtccgtggaacatcagtgatgccagaaaaaaatggacatgtctccgtgcagcaatcatgcacacgcgggtacgccgcacggagacacgtgcagtgaaaaatcactgatgtgtgagcagacccattcattataatgggtctgcgtatgtcagtgattctggtacgtttaaaaaaaaagcacaaacgtaccagaatcactgacgtgtgaaaggggccttatacagagctcatgaatatgctgaactacctgTCAGCACACCAagaagtcctctaatgataatctgctgctaattattcagtgattttattaaaactacactaagaagcccagtaagtgacacatcactggaatcaggatcttttcccctacagtatgctgctctcagattaggttttttttttttttatctatgagCTGCAATTATTATTCATATTAATAATGTTATTGATATTGCAGTCTGTAGACAATAGTTCTGAAGTTCAACATCTCTTACCTTTTGCATATTGGTTACATATCCCATTATTTTACTCAAGTGAGGGGGGAAGGTAGattaatataaaaaaagaaattaaaaaaatatcaggatgaaataaaaaaaaaaaaagaaaaaaaatagaaccaCAAAAATACAACAAAAGAAAATGTGTATTAGAGGTATATGTAAAAAGAAGGAATGGAAGCTCAATGTCCTGTAGGTATATAAGGCAAAGAATGTATCGCGTAATTTATCATAGAATTCAATGACAATACTGTATAAAAATAGATTTGTATTATAGAGTTTGCATTATCATTATTTAGCGGTGTTCCTACCCACAGATACGGGTTTGAAGCTTATAAAACTTTATATTGTATGAATCTgaaccccccccctcccaaaaaaaaaaaaaacaaccaaaaaaacagTTTTTATAAAATTATTGGAAGTAGGGTAATCTTGTCATGAATTCTGTTTTGGGGAAATAATCCAAGTGTAGAACACAAGGGATGAGACTTTGAAGAGATAAAATGCTGCTATAGGGTAATGTGGGGTTTGCCATATCCCCTAACATGGCGCACACCTATTTGAACTACGGTgcatttttcacaatttctccccaGTTTTTATTTTTAACCTGTTAATTTTCACAAATCAACTACTCGTCAACGTAAAAACAATATCATTTTTTTATCAATACAAATGATTAATTAAAAATTGCGTGCCTGCAATAATTAATTATGTTA encodes the following:
- the PTGR3 gene encoding prostaglandin reductase 3 is translated as MSLLRVRGLCLLGHRQWPLIRSARPILDMSYSHHFVDFHGSSIPTSMKKLVVTQLSPDFRKAVTLMPNVPVPVPGDGELLIRNRYVGINASDINFSSGRYDASVKPPFDIGFEGIGEVVALGLSASKNFTVGQPVAYAKNGSFAEYTIVPANIAIPVPLVKPELLTLLVSGTTAYISLKKFGYLSEGKTVLVTAAAGGTGQFAVQLAKNAKCYVIGTCSSEDKAGFLKSIGCDLPINYKSENVASVLKKKIPEGVDVVYESIGGEMFDMLVNCLATEGHLIIIGFISGYQTSSGILPIKAGALPAVLLRKSASVHGFFLPHFMDEYKEALMALVKLYQSGKLRCEVDHGEQSPEGKFTGLESVFRAVDYMYTGKNIGKIVVELPHLVNSKL